Sequence from the Christiangramia fulva genome:
AGAATTTCGAAAACAAAATTGAACTGGAACTGGCCCGAAATGAGATCAAGTTTGAGGCGGAAGAATTATTCCCGCGTTTCAAAGGCTATGTGAATACGTGGATTGAAAATGAGCAGAAATCCAGAGAAAACCAGCCAAAAATACATGCACCCGAAGACCCTTCAAGAAATATTCCCATAGGATGAGCGAAAATATAACCTACAAAAAAAACGATGCTGTAAGCCTTGTAAAAGGAAAAATTCCTCCACAGGCCGTTGACTTGGAAGAAGTGATCCTCGGGGCTTTAATGATCGACAAAAAAGGCCTTGACGAGATCATGGATTTTATGAAACCGGAAATGTTTTATAAAACCAAGCACAAAACCATTTTTAAAATCATTCGAAAGCTTTATCAAAATGATGATGATGTAGATCTTCTCACTGTTTCAGATGAGTTGAAAAAGGAAGGAAGTCTTGACAAAGTCGGTGGTGATTATTATCTCATTGAACTTACCCAAAAGGTTTCCAGTTCGGCACACATCCAACGGCATGCAAGGATTGTATTCCAGGAATATATCAAGCGACAGATGATTTCAAACTCAAATGCGATCATTGAAAATGCCTATGATAAATCTAAAGATACTTTCGACATTCTGGAAAAAGCCTATGAGCATTTAGGGACGGTTTCAAACCTGATTGTTCCAACCAAAACCCAAAGCGTAAGAGAACTGGCCGTTGAAATCGTATCTCATGCCCGAAAACTTTTCAAAAAGGAAGTAAAACCCGGGCTTGAAACCCCGGTAAGACACCTTACCCGAAGAATGGGAGGCTGGAGAAATTCAGAGCTTATCATTCTTGCGGCACGTCCAGGGATGGGAAAAACAGCTTTTGCCCTTAAAACAGGATGGATTACTGCCCTGAACAAAATACCGGTAGCCTTTTTCTCTTTGGAAATGTCGGCCCCGCAACTGATGAGTAGGATCATATCTATGGATTGCAGGATTGAGAATGATAAACTACAAAAAGATGGCCTTACGCATCAGGAAGAACAAATGGTAAATACCAGGATGTCCCAAATCGGGGAAGTTCCGTTTTATATCGACGATACCTCCAGTTTAAATATTCACACCCTGAAAGCCAAGGCAAAAAAAATGCATAAGGAGCTGAATTTAAAACTAATCATTGTTGATTATCTGCAGCTGATGGATGGCCCTTCGAAAAGTTTTAACCAGAATCGGGAACGCGAAATATCTGAAATATCCCGCGGATTAAAATTACTGGCAAAAGAACTGAATGTTCCTGTTATAGCACTATCCCAACTTTCGAGAGCTGTTGAAACCAGAGGCGGAAGTAAACGTCCGCAACTATCCGATCTTCGGGAGTCAGGGGCTATAGAGCAGGATGCCGATGTTGTTGGATTTATTTACCGACCGGAATATTACGGGATTGAGAACTGGGATGATTACGAACATGCTCCCACCCATCAGGAGGCCGAATATATTATTGCTAAAAACAGGAATGGCGGACTTGTTAGAAACAGAATGCGTTTTCTTCCAAAATACACGCTTTTCTCTGATCTGGATGAAGAATTTGATGAAAAAGAATTTCAACCCGCACTCCCACCCACAAATATGAATCCCAACGATGCCTTTGGAAATGATAATCCCGATAATGATGTACCATTTTAAAAAAAAGACTTATGAAAAAACTACTTCTATTGCTTTTGTTTCCGGTATTATCATACTCACAAGGCTTTGTGTGGATGGGAACTGAAATCGACCCTCGAAATGCGATCTTTGGAGGCACCGTAAACGAACAGGCCTTCGACGGTATGCTGAAATTGGGCTATCGCAACGGACATTTTGAGGCGAATGCGTTCTATGAGATCTTCCCGGTTATAGACTACAAAAGCTATGGAATGAATTTGAATATCGTGACCCGACCGGAGAAAATTATGGTACCGGTGGCAGGCTTCCAGATAAGCATGATACAACGGCCGTGGCATTTATACCCGTCACTGGCCATCAACGCAAAACTTGAATACCATTTTAACCGCTGGAGCCGGTTCTTTATCTACCTGCGTGGAGAAAGCAAACTCCGCAGCGATTGGAATGATAAGATCGTGCACTCCGGTTATTTTGGAGTGGCTTATAAATTAACCAATAACAAGTAAAGAAATGAAGGAAGTAAATAATAGTGATTGTGAAACATCACAAGATGATGATTTCCTTGAATGGATGCAAAACAATTAACAAATCCCACCACCCTCTAAAGAAGATAAGATGAAAATAGAAATTAAAGTAAACGAAAGAAATTTACAATTTCCTGTTTTAATGTATAATGAGACCAATGACACGTTAATACTTGCGACAGGATATTGGCACGAAAACGGTCATAATTTTAAAGGTGTTTGCCTAAGAAATTCTAAAAATCCAGAATTAGTAGGTAGAGATGATAAATACTGGAACTCAGTAGCATTTAAAGAATATGAGCATACAGTAATTTTATCTAACCAATCAAACCTATAAAGAATGAAACAAACTTTAACTGACGAGAAGTTTGGAAATTGCCTCCAAACCTGTGTAGCTTATTTATTAAAAAAGGATTTACACCACGTCCCTAATTTTATGTTATTTGAGCATCATTGGTGGAGTTCTTTAGTAATGTATTTAGGTATTCATAAGTATATACCTGATTTTGTGAATGATGAAGCGCCACCTGCTGATAATAATGAATACATCGTGAGTTTGAAATTTAAAAGGCATAGTAAAGGTGTATCACACGCTGTTGTTATGAAAAACGGAAGCGTAATTTTTGACCCGTACCCTATTATCAATTACAGTTACGATGAAGCAGTAATCGGAGGTTATTATAAAATTGAAAAATGTAATTAAAACCTATAAAGATGAATAGACCAACTTTAGAAAATACTTTAGAAGATTTCAAAAAGCAAAATAAAGCTGCTTATGGCTCCGATGTTGAACGAGAATATCACAAAAGACTTGAAGAATATTGTGATGAATTAGAGAGTAAACTCGAAGCCCTCCAAGCCCCTAAAGAAGAATGGATAAGTGTAGAAGAAGTTAAATTACCTACTTGGTTAGACCAATCTCCTTTTCAAAAAGATTCTGTCATAACCGGCGTGATAGTTAAACATCGTAATGGTGGTATGTGGGGAAATGTCGGTTTAAAAACTGCATCACACGGTTTTGCAATAAAGCTGGAACAACAAGAAATAGCATTAAAAAATATAGGAAAAACTGTAAAAGCTAAACCTTACGAGCCTTCTTACTATACGGTAGAAATTATTGAAGGTTTAACCCCTCCTAAAACCAACCACCAATGAAAAATATAACAGAAAAAGCAAGGCAGTTTTTAAGAGATAAAAACATCGATTGGGCTAATTTTGGAATTACCAATTTTTACCAAGCATTAGATTTGTTATTAGAATTTGAATCAGAATTATCTTATAAAGAAAATGAAGAAGAAACTAAGATTTCTTTTACAGTTTTTCAATCATTTATGAATAATAAACTGGAGGCCAAGATAACAAGCCAGGAGAATTTATTTGCAAATGAAACATTTCCTGTTATCGGTATAGATCAGGAAGGTGTGACCTGCGATGTATTGCATCATTTTGGAACTGAATCTTTTTTATTTGAAGAAGTTGAATTGATTGTAAAAGAAAAATAATCTCATATTCAAAAAAGAACCTATAAGTTTCATATTTTTATTAAATTGCAGCCTGAATGGGAATTAAGAAACAACCGGAATACGAATTACAAAAGGCCATTTGCCGGTATCTGGATGTTCAATATCCCAGGGCTATTTATTTAAGCGATACAGTGGCATCGGTCAAGTTGAAGATTCCACAACAAATGCGAAATAAAGCCATTCAGAAAAGCGGGGTGAAAATTCCCGATTTACTGATTCTGGAACCCAGGGGAGCATTCTCGGGTTTGTTCATTGAATTAAAAGTCGACACTCCTTTCAAGAAAAATGGAGAACTCAAAGCAGGTGATCATCTTGCCGGTCAGATGCAAACCATTAAAGACCTGAAACAGCGCGGCTATTACAGCTGCTTTAGTTGGGGTTTTGAAATGACAAGAACGCTCATTGACAGGTATTTTGCTTTGGCTGATAAAAATTAAATCGTGGGGTAGAGCAGTTGGTAGCTCGCTGGGCTCATAACCCGGAGGTCGCAAGTTCGAGTCTTGTCCCCGCCACAAACCAAATAGATGAAAGGAATGCATCAACCCGGTGTGGGGAAAACAGAAGTGCCTGTGAGTCTGTTTTCAAATTCTGTAGGCATATACAGTCTGAAACTATTGCAGGTGGGCAGCATTCCGATAGCAAAAATCGGGAAGCAATTATGCGGCTTCCCTTTTTAAAAACCAACAGGCGTTTTCATAACAAGTTACTTTTCTTTATAAGGGGTTATTTAGATAAAATTACTGTTGAAGCGCCTGTTTTTTTCTTATGGAAAAATTGATCAGTCTATACATAGATTCTCCCATCTGGGAAAATTCAATCGAGGTAGATGATTTTATAATAGCAGTAGGAAAAATAAAAAGTAACAGCGTGTACCATATCGCTGAAGTGAAATCCAAACAAAGTCCAAAGCATAAGAAACTCTGGAGGTATTATGTGAAATGCTATCGGAGTGATTTAATTACAGCGCTTAAAAGAGATCCCAACCAAAGATTAATTTCCATGCAATGGTATTCCAGAAATAAGAAAAATAATGTCTGAAAAATCTATTAAAATATTGGTAGTTGGAATGGGACCTGGTGACGGTGCTTATCATAGAGCTGCTCAAAGATTGGCAGCATCTGGATTTCCAATGGACGATATAATTCTTGAACCCGCTACTCTTCCAATACCCGAACCAAAACCAAATACAACTTTATTCATTGATGAATGTTTACCATTCTCAAAAGAAAAGTTTGACCAACTACAACCTGAACGCTCCAAATATCATAAGTAACTATGGCTTTCGAAGAAGGAAATACCTACTACCAGATTCGTTCCAAGCACGGGAGAGATACCGAATACACTCCCGACACCCTTCTTGAAAAAGCCAATGAATATTTCCAATGGGTCCTCGATAACCCGCTCCAGGAAGAACAGATTATAAAAGGCCGGTGGACTGAAGAGAAATCGCAAAAGGTTCCCGATGGAAAAGGAGGCTTCAAAATGATGAAGCTTAAAACCACTCATCCCTATGCCCGTGTCAAAGTTCCTAAAATGAGACCCTTCACTTTGGAAGGATTCTGTAATTATGCAGAGATTGTGGTAAACACCTTTAAAAACTACGAAAAGAAGGAAATTGATCCGGATTCTTCTGAAGAAGAGCAACAAGAAGTACGTGATTTTTTGACGGTCACACGTGCGATAAGGCAGATAATAGACAATCAGCAATTCGAAGGAGCTGCTTCAGGATTCCTGAATCACAATATCATAGCCCGTAAACTTGGTCTTTCCGATCATAAGATTCTTGCCGGTGATCCAGAGAAACCCCTTGGCATTCCGAAACAAACCATAGTGATCAAAGAACGAACGCTGGAAGAAGAATAACGATTGCCTATGGAAGCGGTCAAAGAACTTGAACTTTCAACTCCCCAGGTAAGAGTTATCAACAGCCGAAACCCCCTTACCCTTTTCATGGCCGGTCAGCGATCGGGAAAAACCTTTCTTATTGGTTTTAAGAGCGGACGTTATATTTCCAATGCTCCGAAGATCGCGGGAATGATTGCCGCCAATACCGAAAAACAGCTTACCCAAACCACCATTCGCGAAGTCAAAAAAGCCTGGAAGAAGATCTATGGTTTTACCGAATACGATCCTAAAGCCAATCCGCATGGTGATTACGTGGTGAACATCAAGCCCCCTGAGCATTTTACCAAGTTTGAAAAGTTTGATAATTATTACGGGATCATCAGCTTTATAAACGGCGGGATCATCTTCGTGGCCTCTTTGGAAAACTACATCGCTCATGACGGTAAAGACATAGGCTGGGCAGAACTTGATGAAACCAAAGATACCCGGGAAGAAGCGTTAAAGGCCGTTATTTTCGCGAGGCTTTCACAGCCGGGATTGCTCTATCATAAAGAAACCTTAGAGATCGCTTATGTGGAAGATGTGGAAGATCCTGATGAGTATGTGAACTACAACCCGTGTTGCATCAATACTTCCCCGGCAATCGGGGTGGTGAAATGGCTTACCGATATGTTTGACCTGGAAGAAGTGGCAGAAGACATTTTAAAGGCCCTTACCAGCAACGCGCACCTGTATTACGATCAGAGCGAAGAGCATACCATTGTGATTTCTTCTACGCATCACAATGCGCATAACCTCTCCCCCGGTTATATTCAGAACAGGACCGCAAAACTATCGGAAGGCGAGGCTTTGAAATTCATTTACGGATATCCCTTTGCCAGAACAGGTGATAGTTTTTATATGCATTTCTCCAAGTTTAAGCATGTCAAGCCGGTATTCTTTGAAAAAGACCTGGCTATTCACATTACTTTCGACTTTAACGTGAAGCCTTACATGACTTTGGAGTGTGCCCAGGTGGTGATCGATGACCGTGCCAAGACATTCACTATCCAGTTTTTTAAAGAATATTGTCCCTCTTCTCCCAACAATTCAACAGGAGCGGTTTGTAAGATGTTTTTAGATGATTTTATACTGTTTAATCCGATGATTTTCTTTTACGGCGATGCTTCCGGAGATTACCGTCAGGCAGGATCGGGGGATTATACGCAGTTCGATACCGTGCGGGACGAACTTAGAATGTTTATCAATAGAAGCTCCGACCGGGTACCCAAGAAGAATAAGAACGTGCTGAACCGTCGGGATTTTATAAGCCGAATCCTGGAAGAAAAAATGATCATTGATTACATGGGCCAGGAATACAAGGTTATTCTCGTTATCGATCCGTCCTGTGAAGAACTGATCCATGACATGACCTGGCTTAAGGAAGGAATTGACGGCAAGCTGAAGAAAAAAGTAAAGGACCCCGAGACCGGAGTGATCTATGAAGAGCTGGGGCATACCTCTGATGCGTTAGAATATCTGGTTTGCGAACTCCTTGAAGATTACTATGATAAATAAAAACGAACCTATAAGATTCTTTTTATAAATTTGTGAAAACTCGCTCCCATGGACTTACAGGCAATTATTCAAAAAAACATCGAGAAAGGCACTCGTCATAAGCATTACGATAAAGTGACCAACCTCGCCGAAATGTACGAGGCTTTCATCATGAACGAGCCTTACGAAGACAAAGACGGCAAACAGGTTTACCCCCTCAATAAATATCTCAGGCAGTTTGTAAGACGCGAAGATGATGAGCTCTTCGAACAGCGTATAAAGATCACCAAACATTACGCACCCAGTATCTGTTCCGCGCTTATGAAACCTTTTAACA
This genomic interval carries:
- the dnaB gene encoding replicative DNA helicase, whose translation is MSENITYKKNDAVSLVKGKIPPQAVDLEEVILGALMIDKKGLDEIMDFMKPEMFYKTKHKTIFKIIRKLYQNDDDVDLLTVSDELKKEGSLDKVGGDYYLIELTQKVSSSAHIQRHARIVFQEYIKRQMISNSNAIIENAYDKSKDTFDILEKAYEHLGTVSNLIVPTKTQSVRELAVEIVSHARKLFKKEVKPGLETPVRHLTRRMGGWRNSELIILAARPGMGKTAFALKTGWITALNKIPVAFFSLEMSAPQLMSRIISMDCRIENDKLQKDGLTHQEEQMVNTRMSQIGEVPFYIDDTSSLNIHTLKAKAKKMHKELNLKLIIVDYLQLMDGPSKSFNQNREREISEISRGLKLLAKELNVPVIALSQLSRAVETRGGSKRPQLSDLRESGAIEQDADVVGFIYRPEYYGIENWDDYEHAPTHQEAEYIIAKNRNGGLVRNRMRFLPKYTLFSDLDEEFDEKEFQPALPPTNMNPNDAFGNDNPDNDVPF
- a CDS encoding terminase small subunit, with translation MAFEEGNTYYQIRSKHGRDTEYTPDTLLEKANEYFQWVLDNPLQEEQIIKGRWTEEKSQKVPDGKGGFKMMKLKTTHPYARVKVPKMRPFTLEGFCNYAEIVVNTFKNYEKKEIDPDSSEEEQQEVRDFLTVTRAIRQIIDNQQFEGAASGFLNHNIIARKLGLSDHKILAGDPEKPLGIPKQTIVIKERTLEEE